A single window of Enterobacter kobei DNA harbors:
- the tnpB gene encoding IS66 family insertion sequence element accessory protein TnpB (TnpB, as the term is used for proteins encoded by IS66 family insertion elements, is considered an accessory protein, since TnpC, encoded by a neighboring gene, is a DDE family transposase.), producing MIPLPSGTKIWLVAGITDMRNGFNGLAAKVQTTLKDDPMSGHVFIFRGRNGSQVKLLWSTGDGLCLLTKRLERGRFAWPSARDGKVFLTPAQLAMLLEGIDWRQPKRLLTSLTML from the coding sequence TTGATCCCATTACCATCAGGGACAAAGATCTGGCTGGTCGCTGGCATCACCGATATGAGAAACGGCTTCAACGGCCTGGCGGCAAAGGTGCAGACGACGCTGAAAGACGATCCGATGTCAGGTCACGTTTTTATCTTCCGTGGGCGTAATGGCAGTCAGGTAAAGCTCCTCTGGTCTACCGGCGATGGACTGTGTCTGCTGACCAAACGGCTGGAGCGCGGCCGCTTCGCCTGGCCGTCAGCCCGGGATGGCAAAGTGTTCCTCACACCGGCACAGCTGGCGATGCTCCTTGAAGGTATCGACTGGCGGCAGCCTAAAAGACTGCTTACGTCACTGACTATGTTGTA
- a CDS encoding transposase, whose product MKSLTAVRKKSPNYPVEFKIKMVELSHRPEISVAQLAREHGINDNLLFKWRQYWREGKLRPPSTTENNVPELLPITLDTEDVVPATSPGHNL is encoded by the coding sequence ATGAAATCATTAACCGCAGTGCGTAAAAAAAGCCCTAATTATCCCGTTGAGTTCAAAATCAAAATGGTTGAACTCTCGCATCGACCAGAGATCTCCGTAGCGCAACTCGCTCGTGAGCATGGGATCAACGATAATTTGCTGTTCAAGTGGCGCCAGTACTGGCGCGAAGGAAAACTACGTCCTCCTTCAACAACAGAAAACAACGTGCCTGAGCTGCTCCCGATAACACTTGATACCGAAGATGTTGTCCCTGCAACCTCCCCCGGTCACAACCTGTAG